The genomic stretch ctggacaacaaaactgtgtgggcctTCGGGCCACCGGGCCGTTGGGCCGCTGGGCCTTCAGGCTGCCGTGCCGCTGGGCCgtgggcctgcttttagcaaaacccacTGTACACCCctcagattttactctgtctaatgccagaccaTTTTACTAGTCAAGCGGGAGTCCTGAGATGCTTGAGGAATGAATGGGCTAAGTTGCCTATCTTAAACTGCAGTAACCATTCTAACTTTCACTTCAATAAAAATAACATATATCTTAGTATCATATTTATCAATATCATTTTCAAAGTACAATGTATCCCAATTGGTCGGAGGTAGACCAGTTGCTCAATCACAAGCATAGCCATTAAAAGCTGAACTGGGGATTATTAAAAACAGCTTTAAATGGTTGCCAAGAGAGCCTTATCACTGGGAACCCCAGATTCCATGTTCCCTCCAACAGCAagcataattttaattttaacccattgactctcaggggttccccattgacgagtaaaattgtctggtgttagacagagtaaaatactaagtctggccagtttaggccggtttggacgccAAAGGGTTAAAATGTGCTGTTTAGTAGATGTACCTGACCATCGAAGCTTGTACAGTCACAACTTCATATcgcttctctttcttctttgatCCTTTGTCTTTCCTCTCAAAATGGAGCCTGACTTCATATCGGTATAAAGAAGCATCTGGCCAGTTGTAAACTGTCTTCTCTTTGGGAGATGATAATTTTGGTGGTCGCTTTTTAGAGCTGCCTTGcttgtcattatcatcatcaccaatTACAATAATGTCAGTCTCTGAGCTTTTCTTAGGTTTAGTGCTGGGACTAGTTTTAGTGCTTGAACCACAAGGTGACTTGTTCTTTGGTGATCCAAGTTTATCTTCACTGGTTTTCCTTTGAGGGGGTATAGATGGTTTCTTAACAACCTTATCACTGCTCGCAGCTTTGGAAGGTGTACCTCTGTCATCCAATGACCGCTTCCTTGATTTATTAGGAGTTTTGTCATCACAAGAAACATCACTATTTTTAGGCAATTTTGACTTTGAAGGTGTTTCTCCATCCAAGCTCTTCCTTGGGCTTTTACTAGTTGGTGATTTATCAAATAGGCTGTCTACGTTGCTCTTCTTAGCTTGGCAAGATAATGGTTGACTATCTGAACTACTGGAGCTACCAGTCCTTTGTTTAACACCTTTGTCACTTGAGTGTCCCTGGTGACTTTTTGAAGTAGGTGATTTGAGTTTTTCCTCAGAATGACTATGTTTCCTGGACTTTGTGGATTTTCCACTTTTGTTTGGTGAATGGCTGGCAACTTCTTCAGGTGGTATTACCCTTATTATGATGCCTTGTTTCCTAGCAACAAAGAGAATTTCTTTCTTAGCAATATAATTtatcaataattgtttaagtATAATTACAtcggtgattatttgaaaaatatgcatttcctttaaaacaattaatttcttcaccTGTCACCTCCATAAAacagcttgcggccattttgaaaaaccgcttaggtgattatcaccTCAAGGGCAACAAATCAGCACGGAGAATtttaaataatcacctatgtaattttactaataattaatattatcacTTTTATAGGAAATCAAACTATccagtaaaataatattaatattattgaaatTTATAGGTACAGAATGAATTATGTTTtcaaaagttctcaaaattggaCAAGCCTTCATTATCAAGAACTTTTCAAACATTATCAGGATCTATTAATATCAAATTGTACGAgataaacaattttcatttataACAGGCTCAAAAAATTTTAAGTACCATCagacataaaataaataaccCCAGAGCCTCCTTAGCCAACTGGTCAAACAGACTGAAACTTGAAAGGGGGACCTACCCTTAGATTCACCAATAATATTTTGATTCAAACCTTCAATAAGGTTATTATATCACAATTCCAGTGCTCTTGAACAGTAATTTCCAAGAAAGATTAGCCAACATTTTGCCTGCCATAGAtgaactaaaataaataaataaataaataaatagtctttatttcctcacaagataaaaaatacatatcttatgttacaatatttgagtaaaaaagtatatatatctaagttatttacaattaaaaataaaaaataaaaaatacactcacatagctaaattgtatttaaaaattaagcgaTTAATGTAAGAGTTTTTGAATCTATCTGTATTAACTTTCGGATACTGACTTGTtcgattccttaaattgtaagtCGATACTTTCTTCCTGGGTAGTAGTCCCCTTAGAGGGTGTCGGTCCATGCCAGATACCTTACTAAATACTTTTCTATCCTGCTTTTCTAGAAGGTGCTTGATAGAAAAAGATTTAGAAGTATATTTACGTTTGTAACATCTATCTAGAAAACATTGCATTGCTGTCAGCTCCGCCTCAGAAGCACCATATACCGGCAACCCATAAGTGATGGTAGGAAGCACAATACTTGAAAACAAGTGATCTAACTCTgcctgagaataaccttccttacgtaaggatcttaatataaataaGTACTTATTCGCCTTAATCAACTTCACATGCACATGACAATCAAATCGGCAATTATCCTGTAATATTAACCCAAGGACAGAAAGTTGACAAGTTTGTGGAATGCCGAAAACTGGCGTAAACACATTCGTAACGCTTTTCTTTCTAATAACtagctccttacattttttgCTATTACTAGACATACAGTTCTTCTCTGACCATTCCATAAACGTTCTTACTATGTCCACTGAGTTATCCTGTTCTTTCCTCACGGGCGAAACAatagtagtatcatcagcatacttaAACAGAATGTCTTTACCATTCACTAtccaagaaattttaaaaggtaACAAAATGCATCATACTGAcactttattattgttatgtcAATTTCTCTCAAAAAATGTTCAGTCATTTCCATGCTTTAAAAGCTAAAAACAAACCCTAATGATACAGAGagaaaattttcttcatttcgaAATTCAGTTTAAAATGGTCTTTGATCAATAGAATCAATCCCTgcaaaattataataaaaccCAAAAATAACTGGAAATACTGGATTATTATTGACAGCTGTCACTCACAAGAGGTAAGTTTCCTTCAGATCGTTGGAAaaataattacatgaaaattaaGCAAATATGCATGAGAAATGCAAGGGCCACAACCTATGTGACAATATGGCTGCCTCCATTGTTGCTAACTACAAACCTCTTGAAATGCCTTCAGAGcaaaatttggccaaaaaaaggCCCCCACACCCCACCCCTGTCAAACTTGTACCACCTTGGACATTATGGTAGAgaaaatttgagattttgagaAAGAAAAGTGGTTTTCTCCCTCAAAGGTGCATAATATGCGAAAAGATGACCGGAGGATGACATGTGATGTAGCGTCTCTTACGTACGTTTGGTCCGATCACTTCGACCAACACAGTGTCTGCCCCATACCCCACAACAAATGACCCGATTTTAGATAAGGTCCCatttggaaagaaagaaaatagctTACTTGTGCGACTGATGATTTATCTCGACTTCTTCACCTTCCTGGAAGTGATCCTTCAAGTAGGAAAAGACTTCATCGCATAAATTAGCCAGTCGACCACGTTGAGTGTGGTGGACAAGAGTAAGCACCGCGCTTTGGATAGGCTCTGGAAGACTTCTTGCTTGCCTTctaattgatttttcggaagcTTGAGCTTCTTGAAATGTTAAGCCACTCTTGCCAGTGTATTTGCAACTCCATAACAGGCTGTTGCATAAGATTGTACGCTCGAAAAACGACCTGAAACGAAAAATGGCGGTGTTGTATGACTAAGGGTGAAAACCTGCACAGCGAAAATGAATGAGAGTGAACCGGATATAGAAATACTGTAACTGAAGTCGAAATTTACCCATAATCACGGAATACTTCATTTGTATGGCGACAAATAAAGACTTCTTCGTCCGCTTTCAGGTCTTTAGGTGGTTTTGTAGGTGAAAACGGTTTTCTGTTTAGCAAAGGCATGAATCTGCCAAACTTCGAAAGAACGATGCTCGACCGCGAAACTCTCCCAAACACGCGTGTCTAAACTGGCCACACTTCCACTAAAAGAAATCTTCAGAGCTTGAAACAATTCCTTTACGAAGATTTTTAGCAAAACTGTGAAAGCAGAAGAACAATGATGAAAATCTCTTCGCCCAAATAACCACTCGCGCCGGCCACGCAGCCTGAGTGCTCGAACAAGGTTACAATGCCGTGATGTTTCAATAGACTTCCTCCAAAAACATCGGTTCCATGCGCGTCGAGGTAGCTACTTCGGGGACGATTTTCTCCTGAATGAACCATTCAAAATGTACCAAATGTTGTCATCTGAGACCGAACTGTATCAAATACACGATCATAGGCttgaaaggaaaattaaaatttccaaAGCAGATATTTTTATCATACAAATCCCGTTAAAAGCTTTCGTACTCTCTTACACATTTGAGTTTTTGCGCGTCTGAGAACTGGCTCTAGCGGTAAATATctcatctgattggctaacaaTGGAATGATTGGCATTCAGGCAGACCATATATGGTAGAGATTGCGTGATTCAGCCAGGGACTAACATTTTGAAAATAGGAAATTTCAATGCTCCGTGGAAGTCAAAGCGTTCGCGAAGTCCGTCACTCTTTTCTGCAAAAACTTCTAATAGCAAGGTACTTGATCAAAGTTATTTTCCTTCTGTTGTTGTCTCACATTTGCGTGATTGTGCAATGTACCGGTTAAGTTAGTATTTCAGTCACGCACATTCCTCCTAAACTTTGCACCACCAAAAACATGAGTTTTGTATAGATTGCCAAATCGCATCTGCACTGTTAAATATCACAAGGAATATTCTGTTCATCGTTTTAAATAACTATGGTATTAAATTGTAAAAGGATTTTCTAATTATTTGCACAAGTTTAGCATGTGAACATTACacataaatgtatatattagATGTACATTTTCATTGTGGGCttattttaggaaaaaaaatcagtgaCACTGACTTTCCAGAAATATCTCCGCAAACACAGCCTAAAAATACCAAGAACATGTTCTATGATGATCAACCGTTTTTGCTTAGTTGGGTCAAAaagttgagtttttttttttttagttttttttttttagttttttttttttgttctcttacAAGAAAATACCTTGtgcccagaggtttttcttgagccacgAGAGAGCTGCGAAGCGGTAAAGACAAGTCACGGAGCGGAGAGAGCCGCGAAGAAAGGTTGCAAAgtggcgagaagagaaaaacctctggttaccttggacttgaatcacACTTTCATGCAGACACCAGGGTCAGGATCTGACCCTCCAGCTTGGAtcggttgatatttttacaaacacacaaatcaatatgattggtttgtttgattggtaatacGGAGGGGATCCGTGATTGCTATCAATTTGACACATTTGACAACTGGCGTCGGCATGAAATTGAGATTCAAGTcgaaggtaaccagaggttttccTCTTTTCGCCACTTTGCAACCTTTCTTCGCGGCTCTCGCTCGGCTCAAGAAAAAGCTCTGGGACTAAGGTAACAAGAAAACCATTTTTTGGTCAACTTTTTACCAGCTCTGAACGTGGTTGAAACAATGGGTGTAATGGGTGGTGTcctctttcatttatttatacttTTAAACTGGTAAGCCTTGCCTCAAGCTGCTGGTGATGATTGTTGTTACGATGCCAAGAAGTCTGTTATAAAAAATTGACCATGTATTCCCTGGAGTTTCCTTGTTTGCAACTTAAAACTGTTAGGAAAGTGTTCTTTTGGGAAACTAAAGCAAAATCAACCTGACCTAACTGGTTGTggttgaaataattattattgatccCAATAAAACAGGACCTAAGATTTGATAATTCCTGACCCTTGGTCAAGATAAAGAAGTCATATATACTGGGTGTACCCATGTTATGTGCAGGAAGGGAGAGGCGAGGTCAGGGAGGCATTTCAATTATTTGACTGACCTTTCCAGAATTCCAAAAACTGCATATTAATCAGCCTTCCTTTGCCAGCTCCTTATGTTACCTGCTCTATTTTTGATGTTGAGTATACATAATGTATCTTTTGGGGTGATATTACCAAGAAGTCCGAAAATGAGTGAGTTGGTCCTGAGAGAATAATTAATTCATCATGTAGTGACtgtccttaaaggggctaggtcacgcaat from Montipora capricornis isolate CH-2021 chromosome 12, ASM3666992v2, whole genome shotgun sequence encodes the following:
- the LOC138027204 gene encoding uncharacterized protein, yielding MEWSEKNCMSSNSKKCKELVIRKKSVTNVFTPVFGIPQTCQLSVLGLILQDNCRFDCHVHVKLIKANKYLFILRSLRKEGYSQAELDHLFSSIVLPTITYGLPVYGASEAELTAMQCFLDRCYKRKYTSKSFSIKHLLEKQDRKVFSKVSGMDRHPLRGLLPRKKVSTYNLRNRTSQYPKVNTDRFKNSYINRLIFKYNLAM